GCGACCGCCTCGCCTGCCCCGGCCGGCCATGGACGCGTTACTTCCCCCTCCGgcgccgtcctccgccgcgttcggcggcgggggcggggtccCCGCGCGCGGGCACCACCGGCGCGCCCACTCCGAGACCTTCATCCGCCTCCCCGACGCGGACCTCCTGCTGGACCCGGACTCCGACTTCGGCTTCTCCGACATCGACTTCCCCTCGCTCTCCGACGACTCCCCCGCCGCGTCCGACCCGACGCCGCGGCCCCAGCCCCAGCAGCCCAcgccccccgcgccgccgccgccgcggccgccgagcgGGGCGCACATGAGGAGCCTCTCCCTCGACGCCGCCTTCTTCGACGGCCTCTCGctgcagggaggagggggcgtgGCGGGGCACAAGCGGAGCGGCTCCATGGACGGGGCCACCTCGCCGTTCGAGGGCGAGTCCGCGCCGCCGGGCGTGCTCCCGGACTACGCCAAGAAGGCCGTGCCCGCCGAGAAGCTCGCCGAGCTCGCGCTCCTCGACCCCAAGCGCGCCAAGAGGTGTGcagatttttttcttctccccCCGAGCTGCCTCCCTGAGCTTGCGTTCTACTACTTTCGAGTTGATTTGTGGTTTCGAGATCCGTATCCTTGTCGCGCTTTGATGTTTCGAGGGTGTCTTGTTGAATTGAGGTGGAATTTTGGGCCGTGGTCTGCGGTTTGCAGGATCCTGGCGAACCGGcagtcggcggcgaggtccaaGGAGAGGAAGATCAAGTACACCAGTGAGCTCGAGAGGAAGGTGCAGACGCTGCAGACGGAGGCCACCACGCTCTCAGCACAGCTCACGCTTCTTCAGGTAAGGAATGATGCTTGGGTTCTTTGACCGTTTACTACAATAATACCATCTCCTAGTGGCCATCTTGGGGTTGTTGTGTACGAAACATATGATTGCCTCAGCCAGCACTAATTATTTTACTCCACCTTGTCTCTTGCTACAAGTACCACACATTAGGTATTATTTTATCCTATCTCTTGAAATTCTTTGGTCTCCTGCTGCGCTGGACAAGTGTGGCAACGAAATTAGCTGACTCAAACCTTGTGGGATGATGTATTCAACTAGAGAATACAAAAGGTTGCTCTCACTCACATCCTCTCCGTATGATTGGTCGCAATAATAGTTCACTGTTTTGGCTTTATCAattaaggccatgtttagtttccaaaaattttcaagatttcccgtcacatcgaatcttcgaacccatgcatgaagtattaaatgtagttgaaaaaataattaattacacaatttaactGAAAtgacgagataaatcttttaagcctagtcagtccatgattggacattaattgccaaataacaacgaaagtgctacagttcccgaatcaaaaaaaattcacaaactaaacggggcctaaaCTCAAATAACTTGGGTTTTCAATAGAATTCTCTCCTTGCTGGTTCGTGGATAAATTTCTCCTATGCCACCGGACTTCTAGACATTTCTTTATTTAGGCATTTTGTAATTGATAAGGTCTCAACAATTTAGGCATTCTGTTATGGGTATTTGAACTTGGGAGTTGGGATTTTTAACCTTTTGCTAGAGCTTATATATGTTGCCATCTGTTTTATGATACTTCACATGTGTCCTGCTCATCAAGTTCTTTCCAAGTTTTGAGTTGCTATTAGTGCATTGTGGTATCACTGATTGTCAGTGCCATTCGTTTGAATTTAGTTTTTGTTTTAGTTACTTGTTGTTTTTGTAGATACAAATTTACATTCTTCAGAGCTCAAAATATTTATGCCCTTACATTTATCTATCTTACCTTTCTAGTTTAGATGAACAATTTTGAGGACATCCACCCACTTTATGTTCTGTATTAGCTGAAAGCATGAGTGGCTATTAGcagtgtcggtaccccaggactggggtaccccctcttgctgtgtctaggcaaaagcctcgtagttatccttaactatgccctgacggccgagcagccggacccctgtggtcctgAGCCCTGCTCTCCCGGCaggacggccccggacccgctccccgcttggggagggtccggtgacgccacgtaacccggaggaggtagccctcagccaaaacggccggggcccccggacctcccagggagtcccggacccctgccggctccggacccctgccggctccggaccccatatgctatccggacccctcagcagggaggGAACAGGCACCCCGCctaggggggtccggagccaccacgtgtccgcaggcacAGGTACGCGCGCGGCTATCAAGCTTCCTCTGGAAGACTTGCCCACCTactgcattcaatgcgggtggttcaTAAGTGCTCTGccgcagcagagcccgaggagacttttgccaagctgtactgttggtcgcgcgttaccaaggtgcacagtacagCTGCTGGCGCCACTtacgccacgcgcgtcagtctgctacgccagttagacacgacaactcggcgacggagtatcataacggctacgcggtagacccaacagtctacgccgcaacctacactgcctcaacgggcgcctcgcaaATGGGAAAGGAGaagaccccctcggtcagagagtctacaggacggagaagcgtatccggcaagagattctccatcactgtagcaccattagtttagtatacatccttgttgggcacACCTGTCGGGggccaacgcctgtgtacgcgtcctccttgctctataaaagggagatgcccgttgtaagcatctagaccctcaaggtatgtttcggtgattaatgacaaccattattgtgactaatgagtttgtgcagcttaatagatcattatcgctcatttggtcatatgtcaaaagaggcccctcaatttcggttattctaaaaggcgatctcggttttcaacttatatatgtcaaggctaaggatctttctagtcctaagtgtcacaaggttgagaaggacacttaggttagtataggttttatagttttgtagtgatcgcactattaagaggggttaaggcttagtaacttgagcatggacatggtcatttgaaaatggatgcacactatggtcactcaggtttctagaagttcaaataagtggttctcaaactatatctcaagaatatttggatttcattcaagactcaaatcagaaaagacaaaatcagaaaaagtctatacaccggtttaaccgacgctctcaattttctatacgtcggttaaacgaagtcagcagagtctggacaaattcaatacaccggttaaaccgacgtgtttgaatttaacgtcggtgcattggtccagagttggtttttccagggaaattcaagttctattcaccggattaaccgacgctgtttgaatcaagacgtcggtgcaattgaccagtgagatggttttttcagaggaattcaaaagttgtactcaccggataaaccgacgataggtttgagttaacgtcggtgcagttgtccagagacttgatttttcagtggttcagtggacaactacactcaccggttaaaccgatgctacgtcggttaatctgccccagttgt
The genomic region above belongs to Panicum virgatum strain AP13 chromosome 8N, P.virgatum_v5, whole genome shotgun sequence and contains:
- the LOC120685544 gene encoding transcription factor VIP1-like, which encodes MDALLPPPAPSSAAFGGGGGVPARGHHRRAHSETFIRLPDADLLLDPDSDFGFSDIDFPSLSDDSPAASDPTPRPQPQQPTPPAPPPPRPPSGAHMRSLSLDAAFFDGLSLQGGGGVAGHKRSGSMDGATSPFEGESAPPGVLPDYAKKAVPAEKLAELALLDPKRAKRILANRQSAARSKERKIKYTSELERKVQTLQTEATTLSAQLTLLQRDTSGLTTENRELKLRLQAMEEQAKLRDALNDALREEVQRLKIAAGQVPNMNGNPFNGGLPQQQQQQQMASYFSQPQQMQYFGGHQGQHHHRRNSSNGGGQSLSDSMDFM